Proteins found in one Bacillus subtilis subsp. subtilis str. 168 genomic segment:
- the ykwD gene encoding hypothetical protein (Evidence 4: Unknown function but conserved in other organisms), translating to MKKAFILSAAAAVGLFTFGGVQQASAKELSCQPVVTVKTGNTVQNMSLNDAVKKLHINTNIKTLNAANEKEMKQLLQKHAKQSNVKVQDVQKTETAKPAQKTTEKAAADQNTASKAPATAEKTNTTTSAPSSVSAYEKKVVELTNAERQKQGLKPLQIDETLSKSARAKSQDMKDKNYFDHQSPTYGSPFDMMKSFGISYKTAGENIAKGQKTPEEVVKAWMNSEGHRKNILNPNFTHIGVGYVESGSIWTQQFIGK from the coding sequence ATGAAGAAAGCATTTATTTTATCTGCTGCCGCTGCGGTTGGATTATTCACATTCGGGGGCGTACAGCAAGCATCAGCGAAAGAACTCTCCTGCCAGCCTGTGGTTACAGTAAAAACGGGGAACACAGTACAAAACATGTCACTTAACGATGCAGTGAAAAAACTGCATATTAACACAAATATCAAAACGTTAAACGCTGCAAACGAAAAAGAGATGAAGCAGCTTCTTCAAAAACATGCGAAGCAATCTAACGTGAAAGTTCAGGATGTTCAAAAGACAGAAACGGCAAAACCTGCACAAAAGACTACTGAAAAAGCAGCTGCTGATCAAAACACTGCTTCTAAAGCACCCGCAACTGCTGAAAAAACAAACACAACAACGTCTGCACCTTCATCTGTAAGTGCATATGAGAAAAAAGTTGTTGAACTTACAAATGCAGAAAGACAAAAACAAGGCTTAAAACCGCTTCAAATTGATGAAACGTTAAGCAAATCTGCACGCGCAAAATCTCAGGATATGAAAGACAAAAACTACTTTGATCACCAAAGCCCAACATACGGCTCACCGTTTGATATGATGAAATCTTTCGGAATCAGCTACAAAACAGCAGGTGAAAACATTGCGAAGGGCCAAAAGACACCAGAAGAAGTAGTAAAAGCTTGGATGAACAGTGAAGGACACAGAAAAAACATTCTAAACCCTAACTTTACTCACATCGGTGTTGGTTACGTTGAGTCTGGAAGCATCTGGACACAACAATTCATCGGAAAATAA
- the pbpH gene encoding penicillin-binding enzyme for formation of rod-shaped peptidoglycan cell wall (Evidence 1a: Function from experimental evidences in the studied strain; PubMedId: 12896990, 23199363; Product type e: enzyme), translated as MTEIGREPKKKSKGNRAIRMNLFFLAVFVLFTALIFKLGVVQIVEGEQHEEDAEKSNAKTAYYPAPRGKMYDRNQKVAVDNQSVPEIVYVSTSSTKTEDKIKTAKRLASFIHIDTEFLKERDLRDYWIAAHPKKAAALLKESESNLKGDQAYKLQIERVPDQELKAIQQDDEEMETAAIYTRFSSGNAYEPQIVKAMNPNKSNSNGKNGALLDEKKNSSQRPKNDLTYDEISIVSEHLEELPGIDIVNDWTRKYPYDKTLYSVFGGVTTPDQGLLSDRKDFYLTRGYANNDRVGKSYLEYQYEEYLNSHKEKVEYVEDNKGNVVSQKTIDKGSRGYDLQLSFDMELQAKVEKIIEEEVRNSRARGNYMLDRAFAVMMDPNNGDILSMAGKKIDLKTNKIEDYAIGAFTTQYEMGSAVKGATVLAGYQDGIPHYKYYIDAPMLLGTNLIKKSYTNMGTINELTALQKSSNVYMFNVAMHIAGVTYKPHGSLPADQNDLLKMRNYYSQFGLGVKTGIDLPQESAGMQTTPKTVGGLILDLAIGQYDTYTPLQMAQYISVIANGGYRVQPRIVTSIHKPGKKDQLGKAIEHRKPKVLNKINNSESDLKQVQTGMKLVTSSGTAKNTFTEDVSGKTGTAETFYYGTNRNWWGKKTYNLTFVGYYPSKKPKVAFSVVVPSVDDDDKINKIIAKRAIHAYAELEKKHSKK; from the coding sequence GTGACTGAAATAGGACGTGAACCAAAGAAAAAGAGCAAAGGAAACAGAGCAATCAGAATGAACCTTTTTTTCCTAGCTGTCTTTGTTCTATTCACTGCATTAATTTTTAAGCTCGGGGTTGTTCAAATTGTTGAAGGCGAACAGCATGAAGAAGACGCTGAGAAATCAAATGCAAAAACAGCTTACTATCCTGCGCCTCGCGGGAAGATGTACGACAGAAACCAGAAAGTTGCTGTCGACAACCAGAGCGTTCCAGAAATTGTGTATGTATCAACATCTAGCACAAAAACAGAAGATAAAATCAAAACAGCGAAGCGGCTTGCTTCTTTCATTCATATTGATACCGAATTTTTGAAGGAAAGGGATCTTCGTGATTACTGGATCGCAGCTCATCCGAAAAAAGCCGCCGCTCTGCTTAAGGAATCAGAAAGCAATCTGAAAGGAGACCAGGCTTACAAGCTTCAAATAGAGCGTGTTCCGGATCAAGAATTAAAGGCTATTCAGCAAGATGACGAAGAAATGGAAACTGCTGCGATATATACAAGGTTTTCAAGCGGAAATGCTTACGAACCTCAAATCGTAAAGGCAATGAATCCAAATAAGAGCAATAGCAATGGAAAAAACGGAGCGCTGCTTGATGAGAAGAAAAACTCCTCGCAAAGACCAAAAAATGACTTAACATATGATGAAATTTCCATTGTTTCTGAGCATTTAGAAGAACTTCCGGGAATCGATATCGTAAACGATTGGACACGAAAATATCCTTATGACAAAACCCTTTATTCTGTTTTCGGGGGCGTCACGACACCTGATCAGGGCCTGCTGAGCGACCGGAAAGATTTCTACTTAACAAGAGGCTATGCGAATAATGACAGGGTGGGAAAAAGTTATTTAGAGTATCAATATGAAGAATATTTAAATTCGCATAAAGAAAAAGTGGAATACGTAGAAGATAATAAAGGAAATGTCGTCAGCCAAAAAACCATTGATAAGGGCAGCAGGGGATACGATCTTCAGCTTTCTTTTGACATGGAGCTTCAGGCAAAGGTAGAAAAGATCATTGAAGAAGAAGTAAGAAACAGCCGTGCACGCGGAAATTACATGCTTGACAGAGCCTTTGCCGTAATGATGGACCCGAATAACGGCGATATTTTATCAATGGCAGGGAAAAAGATAGATTTAAAAACCAACAAAATTGAAGATTATGCGATAGGGGCATTTACCACCCAATATGAAATGGGATCAGCAGTAAAGGGGGCCACCGTGCTAGCCGGCTATCAGGACGGGATCCCGCATTATAAATATTATATCGATGCTCCAATGCTTTTAGGAACGAATCTTATAAAAAAATCTTATACTAATATGGGAACCATCAATGAATTAACCGCATTGCAAAAAAGTTCAAACGTATATATGTTCAATGTTGCCATGCATATTGCAGGCGTAACATACAAGCCGCATGGATCTCTCCCGGCTGATCAGAACGATCTACTGAAAATGAGAAACTATTACAGCCAGTTTGGTCTGGGAGTAAAGACAGGTATTGATCTCCCGCAGGAATCAGCCGGAATGCAAACCACACCTAAAACTGTAGGAGGATTAATTTTAGACTTAGCAATTGGCCAATACGATACATACACACCGCTTCAAATGGCTCAATACATCTCAGTAATCGCCAATGGTGGCTATCGTGTTCAGCCTAGAATCGTCACAAGTATTCATAAGCCAGGAAAAAAAGACCAGCTGGGTAAGGCGATTGAACATAGGAAACCTAAAGTACTCAATAAGATTAATAATTCAGAGAGCGATTTGAAACAAGTACAAACAGGCATGAAATTAGTCACTTCTTCAGGGACAGCAAAAAATACGTTTACAGAAGATGTATCAGGGAAAACGGGAACAGCGGAAACATTTTACTACGGCACGAATCGCAACTGGTGGGGGAAAAAAACATACAATCTGACTTTTGTCGGCTATTACCCGTCGAAAAAACCAAAAGTGGCCTTTAGTGTTGTTGTTCCATCAGTAGATGATGATGATAAGATCAATAAAATTATTGCCAAAAGAGCTATCCACGCCTACGCAGAGCTCGAAAAAAAACACAGTAAAAAATAA
- the kinA gene encoding sporulation-specific ATP-dependent protein histidine kinase (Evidence 1a: Function from experimental evidences in the studied strain; PubMedId: 11734624, 14629015, 17350039, 21097618, 22303282, 23169620, 23378509, 23504013, 26712348, 28449380; Product type e: enzyme) translates to MEQDTQHVKPLQTKTDIHAVLASNGRIIYISANSKLHLGYLQGEMIGSFLKTFLHEEDQFLVESYFYNEHHLMPCTFRFIKKDHTIVWVEAAVEIVTTRAERTEREIILKMKVLEEETGHQSLNCEKHEIEPASPESTTYITDDYERLVENLPSPLCISVKGKIVYVNSAMLSMLGAKSKDAIIGKSSYEFIEEEYHDIVKNRIIRMQKGMEVGMIEQTWKRLDGTPVHLEVKASPTVYKNQQAELLLLIDISSRKKFQTILQKSRERYQLLIQNSIDTIAVIHNGKWVFMNESGISLFEAATYEDLIGKNIYDQLHPCDHEDVKERIQNIAEQKTESEIVKQSWFTFQNRVIYTEMVCIPTTFFGEAAVQVILRDISERKQTEELMLKSEKLSIAGQLAAGIAHEIRNPLTAIKGFLQLMKPTMEGNEHYFDIVFSELSRIELILSELLMLAKPQQNAVKEYLNLKKLIGEVSALLETQANLNGIFIRTSYEKDSIYINGDQNQLKQVFINLIKNAVESMPDGGTVDIIITEDEHSVHVTVKDEGEGIPEKVLNRIGEPFLTTKEKGTGLGLMVTFNIIENHQGVIHVDSHPEKGTAFKISFPKK, encoded by the coding sequence GTGGAACAGGATACGCAGCATGTTAAACCACTTCAAACAAAAACCGATATTCATGCAGTCTTGGCCTCTAATGGACGCATCATTTATATATCTGCCAACTCCAAACTGCATTTGGGCTATCTCCAAGGAGAGATGATCGGATCATTCCTCAAAACGTTTCTGCATGAGGAAGACCAATTTTTGGTTGAAAGCTATTTTTATAATGAACATCATCTGATGCCGTGCACCTTTCGTTTTATTAAAAAAGATCATACGATTGTGTGGGTGGAGGCTGCGGTAGAAATTGTTACGACAAGAGCTGAGCGGACAGAACGGGAAATCATTTTGAAAATGAAGGTTCTTGAAGAAGAAACAGGCCATCAATCCCTAAACTGCGAAAAACATGAAATCGAACCTGCAAGCCCGGAATCGACTACATATATAACGGATGATTATGAACGGTTGGTTGAAAATCTCCCGAGTCCGCTATGCATCAGTGTCAAAGGCAAGATCGTCTATGTAAACAGCGCGATGCTTTCAATGCTGGGAGCCAAAAGCAAGGATGCTATTATTGGTAAATCGTCCTATGAATTTATTGAAGAAGAATATCATGATATCGTGAAAAACAGGATTATACGAATGCAAAAAGGAATGGAAGTCGGAATGATTGAACAGACGTGGAAAAGGCTTGATGGCACACCTGTTCATTTAGAAGTGAAAGCATCCCCGACCGTCTACAAAAACCAGCAGGCTGAGCTGCTGCTGCTGATCGATATCTCTTCAAGGAAAAAATTCCAAACCATCCTGCAAAAAAGCCGTGAACGATATCAGCTGCTGATTCAAAATTCCATTGATACCATTGCGGTGATTCACAATGGAAAATGGGTATTTATGAATGAATCGGGAATTTCCCTGTTTGAAGCGGCTACATATGAGGATTTAATTGGCAAAAACATATACGATCAGCTGCATCCTTGCGATCACGAGGATGTAAAAGAGAGAATCCAAAACATTGCCGAGCAAAAAACAGAATCTGAAATTGTCAAGCAATCCTGGTTCACCTTTCAGAACAGGGTCATCTATACGGAGATGGTCTGCATTCCGACGACCTTTTTTGGTGAAGCGGCCGTCCAGGTCATTCTTCGGGACATCTCAGAGAGAAAACAAACAGAAGAATTGATGCTGAAATCGGAAAAATTATCAATCGCAGGGCAGCTCGCGGCGGGAATCGCCCATGAGATCCGCAACCCTCTTACAGCGATCAAAGGATTTTTACAGCTGATGAAACCGACAATGGAAGGCAACGAACATTACTTTGATATTGTGTTTTCTGAACTCAGCCGTATCGAATTAATACTCAGTGAACTGCTCATGCTGGCGAAACCTCAGCAAAATGCTGTCAAAGAATATTTGAACTTGAAAAAATTAATTGGTGAGGTTTCAGCCCTGTTAGAAACGCAGGCGAATTTAAATGGCATTTTTATCAGAACAAGTTATGAAAAAGACAGCATTTATATAAACGGGGATCAAAACCAATTAAAGCAGGTATTCATTAATTTAATCAAAAATGCAGTTGAATCAATGCCTGATGGGGGAACAGTAGACATTATCATAACCGAAGATGAGCATTCTGTTCATGTTACTGTCAAAGACGAAGGGGAAGGTATACCTGAAAAGGTACTAAACCGGATTGGAGAGCCATTTTTAACAACAAAAGAAAAAGGTACGGGGCTTGGATTAATGGTGACATTTAATATCATTGAAAACCATCAGGGAGTTATACATGTGGACAGCCATCCTGAAAAAGGCACAGCGTTTAAAATTTCATTTCCAAAAAAATAA
- the dapX gene encoding N-acetyl-L,L-diaminopimelate aminotransferase (Evidence 1a: Function from experimental evidences in the studied strain; PubMedId: 12670965, 14523133, 14627808, 19948795; Product type e: enzyme), protein MEHLLNPKAREIEISGIRKFSNLVAQHEDVISLTIGQPDFFTPHHVKAAAKKAIDENVTSYTPNAGYLELRQAVQLYMKKKADFNYDAESEIIITTGASQAIDAAFRTILSPGDEVIMPGPIYPGYEPIINLCGAKPVIVDTTSHGFKLTARLIEDALTPNTKCVVLPYPSNPTGVTLSEEELKSIAALLKGRNVFVLSDEIYSELTYDRPHYSIATYLRDQTIVINGLSKSHSMTGWRIGFLFAPKDIAKHILKVHQYNVSCASSISQKAALEAVTNGFDDALIMREQYKKRLDYVYDRLVSMGLDVVKPSGAFYIFPSIKSFGMTSFDFSMALLEDAGVALVPGSSFSTYGEGYVRLSFACSMDTLREGLDRLELFVLKKREAMQTINNGV, encoded by the coding sequence ATGGAACATTTGCTGAATCCGAAAGCAAGAGAGATCGAAATTTCAGGAATACGCAAATTCTCGAATCTTGTAGCCCAACACGAAGACGTCATTTCACTTACAATCGGCCAGCCTGATTTTTTCACACCGCATCATGTGAAAGCTGCCGCAAAAAAAGCCATTGATGAAAACGTGACGTCATATACTCCGAATGCCGGCTACCTGGAGCTGAGACAAGCTGTGCAGCTTTATATGAAGAAAAAAGCGGATTTCAACTATGATGCTGAATCTGAAATTATCATCACAACAGGCGCAAGCCAAGCCATTGATGCTGCATTCCGGACGATTTTATCTCCCGGTGATGAAGTCATTATGCCAGGGCCTATTTATCCGGGCTATGAACCTATTATCAATTTGTGCGGGGCCAAGCCTGTCATTGTTGATACTACGTCACACGGCTTTAAGCTTACCGCCCGGCTGATTGAAGATGCTCTGACACCCAACACCAAGTGTGTCGTGCTTCCTTATCCGTCAAACCCTACCGGCGTGACTTTATCTGAAGAAGAACTGAAAAGCATCGCAGCTCTCTTAAAAGGCAGAAATGTCTTCGTATTGTCTGATGAAATATACAGTGAATTAACATATGACAGACCGCATTACTCCATCGCAACCTATTTGCGGGATCAAACGATTGTCATTAACGGGTTGTCAAAATCACACAGCATGACCGGTTGGAGAATTGGATTTTTATTTGCACCGAAAGACATTGCAAAGCACATTTTAAAGGTTCATCAATACAATGTGTCGTGCGCCTCATCCATTTCTCAAAAAGCCGCGCTTGAAGCTGTCACAAACGGCTTTGACGATGCATTGATTATGAGAGAACAATACAAAAAACGTCTGGACTATGTTTATGACCGTCTTGTTTCCATGGGACTTGACGTAGTTAAACCGTCCGGTGCGTTTTATATCTTCCCTTCTATTAAATCATTTGGAATGACTTCATTTGATTTTAGTATGGCTCTTTTGGAAGACGCTGGCGTGGCACTCGTGCCGGGCAGCTCGTTCTCAACATATGGTGAAGGATATGTAAGGCTGTCTTTTGCATGCTCAATGGACACGCTGAGAGAAGGCCTAGACCGTTTAGAATTATTTGTATTAAAAAAACGTGAAGCAATGCAGACGATAAACAACGGCGTTTAA
- the ykzT gene encoding hypothetical protein (Evidence 4: Unknown function but conserved in other organisms), producing MGTLVIFKENEMTVLEDISEETYLNMKKESADLQEEHPPYLIWHEDLHFDYGY from the coding sequence ATGGGTACCTTAGTAATATTTAAAGAAAACGAAATGACTGTTTTAGAGGATATCAGTGAAGAAACTTACCTGAATATGAAGAAAGAATCAGCTGACCTTCAAGAAGAGCATCCTCCGTATCTGATTTGGCACGAAGACCTTCATTTTGATTATGGCTATTAA
- the cheV gene encoding coupling protein and response regulator for CheA activity in response to attractants (chemotaxis) (Evidence 1a: Function from experimental evidences in the studied strain; PubMedId: 11553614, 12864845, 14731274, 14993307, 26844549; Product type r: regulator) has product MSLQQYEILLDSGTNELEIVKFGVGENAFGINVMKVREIIQPVEVTSVPHSHQHVEGMIKLRGEILPVISLFSFFGVEPEGSKDEKYIVTEFNKRKIVFHVGSVSQIHRVSWEAIEKPTSLNQGMERHLTGIIKLEDLMIFLPDYEKIIYDIESDSGVDTYNMHTEGFDERRTDKKLIIVEDSPLLMRLLQDELKEAGYNNIASFENGKEAYEYIMNLAENETDLSKQIDMIITDIEMPKMDGHRLTKLLKENPKSSDVPVMIFSSLITDDLRHRGEVVGADEQISKPEISDLIKKVDTYVIE; this is encoded by the coding sequence TTGTCGTTACAACAATACGAAATTTTATTGGATTCTGGTACAAATGAATTAGAAATTGTGAAGTTTGGCGTGGGTGAAAATGCTTTCGGAATTAACGTCATGAAGGTAAGAGAAATTATTCAGCCTGTCGAGGTGACATCAGTGCCTCACTCCCATCAGCATGTAGAAGGAATGATTAAACTCAGAGGAGAAATCCTCCCTGTGATCAGTCTCTTCTCATTTTTTGGAGTAGAGCCTGAAGGATCAAAAGATGAGAAATATATCGTGACTGAATTTAATAAACGGAAAATTGTTTTTCATGTCGGCTCTGTTTCTCAAATTCACAGAGTATCCTGGGAAGCGATTGAAAAGCCGACATCGTTAAATCAAGGAATGGAGCGGCACCTTACCGGTATTATTAAGCTCGAAGACCTGATGATCTTTTTGCCTGACTATGAAAAAATTATTTATGACATTGAATCAGATTCAGGTGTTGACACGTATAATATGCATACCGAGGGCTTCGATGAAAGAAGAACTGATAAAAAGCTTATCATTGTAGAGGACTCACCGCTTTTGATGCGCCTCTTGCAGGATGAATTAAAAGAAGCAGGGTACAACAATATCGCTTCGTTTGAAAATGGAAAAGAGGCATATGAATACATTATGAACCTTGCTGAAAACGAAACTGATTTATCAAAACAGATTGATATGATCATCACTGATATTGAAATGCCAAAAATGGACGGACACAGGCTCACAAAGCTGCTGAAGGAAAATCCGAAAAGCTCAGATGTGCCGGTTATGATTTTCTCATCGTTAATTACGGATGATCTGCGTCACCGCGGCGAAGTTGTAGGCGCAGATGAGCAAATCAGCAAGCCTGAGATCAGTGATTTGATTAAAAAAGTGGATACGTATGTTATTGAATAA
- the kre gene encoding regulator of transcription factor ComK function via modulation of mRNA stability (Evidence 1a: Function from experimental evidences in the studied strain; Product type r: regulator) has product MDDHAYTKDLQPTVENLSKAVYTVNRHAKTAPNPKYLYLLKKRALQKLVKEGKGKKIGLHFSKNPRFSQQQSDVLISIGDYYFHMPPTKEDFEHLPHLGTLNQSYRNPKAQMSLTKAKHLLQEYVGMKEKPLVPNRQQPAYHKPVFKKLGESYF; this is encoded by the coding sequence ATGGACGACCATGCATATACGAAAGATCTGCAGCCAACCGTAGAAAATCTTTCAAAAGCAGTTTACACTGTGAACCGCCATGCAAAAACCGCCCCCAACCCTAAATACCTATATCTGCTGAAAAAACGGGCTTTGCAAAAGCTTGTCAAAGAAGGTAAAGGAAAGAAAATAGGGCTTCATTTTTCAAAAAATCCAAGGTTCAGCCAACAGCAATCGGACGTGCTTATCTCAATCGGAGACTACTATTTTCACATGCCTCCAACTAAAGAAGACTTCGAACATCTTCCGCATTTAGGTACACTTAATCAATCGTATCGAAATCCTAAAGCTCAAATGTCTTTAACAAAAGCGAAACACCTATTGCAAGAATATGTCGGCATGAAAGAAAAGCCGCTAGTGCCAAATCGCCAGCAGCCAGCTTACCATAAACCGGTCTTTAAAAAACTTGGCGAGAGTTACTTTTAA